Proteins from a genomic interval of Flammeovirgaceae bacterium SG7u.111:
- a CDS encoding nucleoside hydrolase, whose amino-acid sequence MKKLVFMDHDGGIDDLLSLLLLLTIDEIELIGVSITPADCYLEPGVESSYKLLQLMGKEKDVPLGRGEYHGVNAFPPAWRAQPEVVNFLPMLINLPPSPDPYGIPNAVDLMVEKIKNASQPVSVLMTGPCSNLVLALEKDPSIKENIAEVVWMGGAFEVGGNVQTFQHNGSAEWNVFWDPINAKKMLAYELPLVFIPLDVTNHVPVGKTFLSRLAKQAEYKLSDLTGQFWATTIDTIPSYHYTYYMWDILATSYLALKDKFEVAEAMVDISVRPPNEGQTLLTSSGYKAKYAFDVDQEAFYEYMLQQFKR is encoded by the coding sequence ATGAAGAAACTTGTATTTATGGACCACGACGGAGGGATCGATGATCTTCTGTCCCTTCTTTTATTGCTCACTATAGATGAGATAGAGCTGATTGGCGTCTCTATCACTCCTGCCGACTGCTATTTGGAACCGGGCGTTGAGTCCAGTTACAAACTGTTGCAGTTGATGGGAAAAGAAAAAGATGTTCCATTGGGAAGGGGAGAATACCACGGGGTAAATGCTTTCCCGCCTGCATGGAGGGCGCAGCCCGAAGTGGTGAACTTTTTGCCGATGCTCATCAACCTTCCTCCTTCGCCAGATCCTTACGGTATCCCCAATGCGGTGGATTTGATGGTGGAGAAGATAAAGAATGCCAGCCAGCCTGTAAGCGTGCTTATGACCGGGCCATGTTCTAATTTGGTATTGGCTTTGGAGAAAGATCCTTCCATTAAAGAGAATATAGCCGAAGTAGTGTGGATGGGTGGCGCATTTGAAGTAGGAGGGAACGTGCAGACTTTCCAGCACAACGGAAGTGCGGAATGGAATGTGTTCTGGGATCCGATAAATGCAAAGAAGATGTTGGCGTATGAGCTTCCTCTAGTTTTTATTCCGCTAGATGTAACAAACCATGTTCCGGTGGGAAAAACTTTTTTATCGAGGCTTGCCAAGCAGGCTGAGTACAAATTATCTGACTTGACAGGGCAGTTTTGGGCAACTACCATTGATACTATTCCTAGCTATCATTACACCTATTATATGTGGGATATTTTGGCGACAAGCTATTTAGCATTGAAAGATAAGTTTGAAGTAGCCGAGGCTATGGTTGATATCAGCGTTCGGCCGCCAAACGAGGGGCAAACGCTCCTGACCAGCAGCGGTTACAAGGCAAAATATG
- a CDS encoding DUF1080 domain-containing protein, which yields MKTVMTLLFCLGTAIILPAQAQNSFEISKKWQPLLDKELSNFELFVGVPHETVEIKGYETSANVTKGKPIGLNDPLNIMTTIEEDGELVLKITGEVYAGLTTLQEFGDYHLKAEFKWGEKKWEPRLNQKRDNGILYHCHGEHGTFWKVWMSSLEFQVQETDMGDFVGLVHARADIRSSKVKDGFYQVTDDSKEYITYGGGGGNPGYCHINKHNEKPNGEWNTVELICVGRKSIHVVNGKVVMVVENARKVINGEEIPLSKGKLQFQSEAAEAYYKNIEIKSVKKFPKEYQKQLVD from the coding sequence ATGAAAACTGTAATGACTTTGCTGTTCTGTTTGGGAACAGCTATTATTTTGCCTGCCCAAGCTCAAAATTCATTTGAAATAAGTAAAAAATGGCAGCCTTTGCTCGATAAAGAGCTTTCTAACTTCGAGCTTTTTGTAGGAGTGCCCCACGAAACTGTGGAGATAAAAGGATATGAAACAAGTGCCAATGTGACGAAAGGAAAGCCCATAGGGTTGAACGATCCGCTGAATATTATGACTACGATAGAGGAGGACGGCGAGTTGGTGTTGAAAATAACGGGTGAGGTTTATGCTGGGCTTACTACGCTCCAAGAGTTTGGGGACTATCATTTGAAAGCTGAGTTTAAATGGGGCGAGAAAAAATGGGAGCCTAGGCTAAACCAAAAAAGGGATAATGGTATTTTGTACCACTGCCATGGGGAGCATGGCACATTTTGGAAGGTTTGGATGTCGAGCCTAGAATTTCAGGTCCAAGAAACGGATATGGGAGATTTTGTAGGCTTGGTACATGCAAGGGCAGATATTCGCTCTTCTAAGGTGAAGGATGGATTCTATCAGGTAACAGACGATAGCAAAGAATATATTACCTATGGCGGTGGAGGAGGAAACCCGGGCTATTGCCATATCAATAAGCATAATGAAAAACCTAACGGGGAATGGAACACGGTGGAGCTGATTTGCGTGGGCAGGAAAAGTATCCATGTGGTGAATGGAAAAGTGGTAATGGTAGTGGAAAATGCTCGCAAAGTAATAAATGGCGAAGAGATTCCTTTGAGCAAAGGAAAATTGCAGTTTCAGTCGGAAGCGGCTGAGGCATATTATAAAAATATAGAGATCAAATCGGTGAAGAAGTTCCCAAAGGAATATCAGAAGCAATTGGTTGATTGA
- a CDS encoding DUF6119 family protein yields the protein MLKQVEDNNMIQSSHHDIKVYQINTGFYEFENLSNTQEIVEHIIKDHKKRFETPYGLEDQRSSLEIEPINYLLYVFNEIDKESIWKSFLPKEITEQHDFSIQSTSFALFILIESEIFVLIGGKGISVIKKFINHSFGLDLYEKISDPDNDIVHSQMSRGVTGNLTSEQKTYRNEQKLIDSLSIGRVPNKFYLLLRQDLKDSIFDFIDFDDENVYLEIGSSFCLKWKLSFEQTHELILKLVEIQKNGTGKPLSRFERIRDSKFCKDSLEMALYDHLRNDMVRMNTLGSTTVNNLDFDFVHPQKLNLFYECDIYSAYKKGSKTPFFETRDRTRLYYETLKYLYETVDQHDAWSFIKHLSGVRIRGFVGEEKKTEAMFINHLTCEVPVNGSPYFLIDNLWYKVRGDFIDTINEQCSSMLQSNELSPNPLTKIWFRDIDEGMYNLEYLEEDNFIVLDKMLGQNIELCDLLYETNENIYLIHVKEGFDAKIRDVTNQVSISANRLWNDLKSDFHFVNTVYRRYSESTNFEYNSISVEDFRLKFKKDIIYVIAFCHNRINKKVSEDIQEFKSNIAKFSIIQSIRDMQGNNYPLKVIEIKRE from the coding sequence ATGCTCAAACAGGTAGAAGATAATAATATGATCCAATCAAGCCATCACGATATAAAAGTCTATCAAATAAATACGGGCTTTTACGAATTCGAAAACTTATCTAACACTCAAGAAATTGTTGAGCATATTATTAAGGATCATAAAAAGAGGTTTGAGACTCCATATGGACTTGAAGACCAGCGTTCAAGTTTAGAAATTGAACCAATCAATTATTTACTATATGTTTTCAATGAAATTGATAAGGAATCCATCTGGAAGAGTTTTCTTCCAAAAGAAATTACTGAACAACATGATTTTAGTATACAGAGCACTTCCTTCGCCCTTTTTATTCTTATTGAATCTGAGATTTTTGTTCTAATTGGTGGTAAGGGAATTTCTGTGATCAAGAAATTTATAAACCACTCCTTTGGGCTTGACTTGTATGAAAAAATTTCAGATCCTGATAATGATATTGTACATTCTCAAATGTCACGAGGAGTTACTGGTAATTTAACCTCAGAACAGAAGACCTATAGGAATGAACAAAAACTTATCGATTCATTATCAATTGGAAGAGTTCCTAACAAATTCTATTTATTACTCAGGCAGGATTTAAAAGACTCAATATTTGATTTTATTGATTTTGATGATGAGAATGTCTATTTAGAAATTGGCTCTTCATTTTGCCTTAAATGGAAGCTGTCATTCGAACAGACACATGAATTAATATTGAAATTAGTTGAAATACAGAAAAATGGAACGGGCAAACCCTTAAGTAGATTTGAACGCATAAGGGATTCCAAATTTTGCAAAGATAGCTTAGAAATGGCCCTTTATGATCATTTGCGGAATGATATGGTAAGAATGAATACACTTGGTTCTACCACTGTAAACAACTTGGATTTCGACTTTGTTCATCCGCAAAAGTTGAATCTATTTTATGAATGTGATATTTATTCGGCATATAAGAAAGGATCTAAAACTCCATTTTTTGAAACACGAGATCGCACAAGATTATATTATGAAACCCTGAAATATCTCTATGAAACTGTAGATCAGCATGACGCTTGGAGTTTTATAAAACATCTTTCAGGGGTTAGAATCAGGGGTTTTGTAGGTGAAGAGAAAAAAACTGAGGCAATGTTTATTAACCACTTAACCTGTGAGGTTCCTGTAAATGGTAGCCCTTACTTTCTTATTGACAATCTCTGGTACAAGGTAAGAGGGGATTTCATAGATACTATTAACGAACAATGCAGTTCAATGCTTCAATCAAATGAGTTGAGCCCTAACCCACTGACTAAAATCTGGTTTAGGGATATAGATGAGGGAATGTACAATTTAGAATATCTTGAAGAAGACAATTTTATAGTTCTCGATAAAATGCTAGGGCAAAATATAGAGTTGTGTGATTTGCTATATGAAACCAATGAAAATATTTACTTAATCCACGTAAAGGAGGGTTTTGATGCTAAAATCAGAGATGTGACTAACCAAGTTTCGATTTCTGCAAATAGATTATGGAATGATCTAAAATCTGATTTTCATTTCGTAAATACTGTCTATAGGCGTTATTCGGAAAGTACCAATTTTGAGTATAATAGCATTTCCGTAGAAGATTTTCGACTAAAATTTAAAAAGGACATAATCTATGTTATTGCCTTTTGTCACAACAGGATTAATAAAAAAGTATCTGAGGACATTCAGGAGTTTAAGTCGAACATTGCAAAATTTTCGATAATTCAAAGCATTAGGGATATGCAAGGCAATAACTACCCACTTAAAGTGATAGAAATAAAAAGAGAATAA
- a CDS encoding two-component regulator propeller domain-containing protein — protein sequence MKFIQAIILSLFIGTSLQVFAQSNIPVGSWRVHLTYHKGSKLTMGDNKVYCASGNSLFFLDQEDNSLNVLSKVDGLSDSQVAALGYSETLKTLVIGYQNGNIDLMNEEGIVNVRSILNSDFDDKTIHHLSINGKYGYFSTGFGVVILDLATYRIKDTYNNIGPEGAEIEVLSTTFGADSIFIAADHGLMVGSLSEDVNLKDYTNWRVVAQSANEIQHASFFDGKCYFTQENDGLYSYVSGTVSNTSIASGKMYKSLTSNAEELFLSTGEEVFLIDKSEQVDELKADDWPAPFDAFPDASGNLWVADQERGLLKVSEGVVEKYTPSGTFDPSVFKLNFFRTKVMALSGGYDEDMVPSGNFSGYYVFDEDGTWENFTSQPNFIGATPIPQTSDLVASKINFSDGLVYLASFGDGLLSWNQEDNTVSSVPNSPIVSDFQGNKFVSGMNVGNVGDLWFANYNVPEGSPSFHRLNADGTWDSFAFDATLSRFPLEVLVDDFSSVWSIVSPARGGGLFVFNEDLDKSRYLTEGSGFGNLPNGNVNAFAKDINGSIWVGTDDGVAEFFNPGGVFDSSSGDATIPRYEGRRLLEGEKVTAMEVDGGNRKWIGTLNGAWLFSDDGSELISFFDEDNSPLLSNTIIDIETNPLTGEVFFATDKGIISYRGTATSATYEHSNVKVFPNPVLPSFGGLISISGLSYNATVKITDIAGKLIWQTQAAGGTATWNGANYNGQRAQTGIYLVYSASEDGQETHVAKIAFIN from the coding sequence ATGAAATTCATTCAGGCCATCATACTCAGTTTGTTCATTGGAACTTCCCTCCAAGTGTTTGCCCAGTCGAATATCCCTGTGGGTAGTTGGCGGGTACACCTAACGTACCACAAAGGTTCAAAACTGACCATGGGCGACAATAAAGTGTATTGTGCCTCTGGAAATTCTCTATTCTTTTTAGATCAGGAAGATAATAGTTTGAATGTACTCTCTAAAGTGGATGGGTTGAGCGATTCGCAAGTAGCTGCGCTGGGATATTCGGAAACACTGAAAACTTTGGTGATCGGCTATCAAAATGGCAACATCGATTTGATGAACGAAGAAGGCATTGTCAACGTCCGATCCATTCTCAATAGTGATTTTGATGATAAAACAATTCATCACCTCAGCATCAATGGGAAATACGGCTATTTCTCCACGGGCTTTGGGGTAGTTATCCTTGACTTGGCTACTTACCGCATCAAAGATACTTATAACAACATAGGCCCAGAGGGTGCTGAAATTGAGGTACTCTCTACTACATTTGGTGCAGACAGTATTTTCATAGCAGCCGATCATGGGCTAATGGTTGGTTCTTTATCGGAAGATGTAAATCTCAAAGATTATACAAACTGGCGGGTGGTTGCCCAGAGCGCTAACGAGATTCAACACGCTTCTTTTTTTGATGGGAAATGCTATTTCACCCAAGAAAACGATGGATTGTATAGCTATGTAAGTGGAACGGTTTCCAATACAAGCATCGCTTCAGGAAAAATGTACAAAAGCTTGACTTCAAATGCAGAAGAGTTGTTTCTTTCAACAGGAGAAGAGGTATTTTTGATAGATAAAAGCGAACAGGTAGATGAGCTGAAAGCAGATGATTGGCCAGCTCCTTTCGATGCCTTCCCCGATGCCTCGGGAAACCTTTGGGTAGCCGACCAAGAGCGTGGTTTGTTAAAGGTTTCAGAAGGGGTAGTTGAAAAATATACGCCTTCTGGCACTTTTGACCCTTCCGTTTTCAAATTGAACTTTTTCCGCACGAAGGTGATGGCGCTGTCGGGAGGATATGACGAAGACATGGTGCCCTCTGGGAATTTTTCTGGTTATTATGTTTTTGATGAAGATGGGACATGGGAGAATTTTACTTCGCAACCAAATTTTATTGGAGCGACCCCTATTCCCCAAACGTCAGATTTGGTAGCCAGCAAGATCAACTTCTCTGATGGGCTAGTATATTTAGCAAGTTTTGGTGACGGCTTGCTTAGCTGGAACCAAGAAGACAATACTGTCTCCTCCGTTCCCAATTCCCCCATAGTTTCGGACTTCCAAGGAAATAAATTTGTTTCGGGAATGAACGTGGGGAATGTAGGCGACCTCTGGTTTGCCAACTACAACGTTCCAGAAGGCTCGCCATCTTTCCATAGACTCAATGCAGATGGAACATGGGACTCTTTTGCCTTCGATGCCACGCTTTCCCGCTTTCCACTGGAGGTTTTGGTTGATGATTTTAGTTCTGTTTGGTCTATTGTGAGCCCGGCGAGGGGTGGGGGACTTTTCGTCTTCAACGAGGACTTGGATAAAAGCCGCTACCTAACAGAAGGGTCGGGCTTTGGGAACTTGCCCAATGGGAATGTGAATGCCTTTGCCAAAGATATCAACGGAAGCATCTGGGTGGGGACCGATGATGGCGTTGCGGAGTTCTTTAACCCCGGCGGAGTGTTCGATTCCTCTTCGGGCGATGCGACCATTCCCCGCTACGAGGGCAGGAGGCTGCTGGAAGGGGAAAAGGTAACCGCTATGGAAGTAGACGGTGGCAACCGCAAGTGGATAGGCACGCTCAACGGTGCATGGCTCTTCAGTGACGACGGCTCGGAGCTCATTTCCTTTTTCGACGAAGACAACAGCCCGCTGCTCTCCAATACCATCATAGATATTGAAACAAATCCCTTAACAGGAGAGGTCTTTTTCGCTACTGATAAGGGGATTATCTCATACCGAGGAACGGCTACTTCGGCTACCTACGAGCATAGCAATGTAAAGGTATTCCCCAATCCTGTGCTGCCAAGTTTTGGGGGCTTGATTAGTATTTCGGGCTTGAGCTACAACGCTACGGTCAAGATCACCGATATTGCGGGCAAGCTTATTTGGCAAACACAAGCTGCGGGAGGCACTGCTACCTGGAACGGGGCAAACTACAACGGCCAACGTGCGCAAACAGGCATCTATCTGGTCTACAGTGCTTCTGAAGACGGGCAAGAAACACACGTAGCCAAGATCGCTTTTATCAATTGA
- a CDS encoding class I SAM-dependent methyltransferase has translation MKEHWDNRYSSKEYAYGEAPNEYFKEQLLQLEPGKILLPSEGEGRNAVFAAKIGWEVTAFDISKVGKAKAEALAQKQGVSIDYHLAEFSKISFEEGSFDAIGIVFAHFPPHLQATYYKTLSTYLKKGGALIAEVFSKNQLTYQAANEYAGGPKNIDMLFSTEEVVQLFPDLEFVTLEEKEVALHEGIYHDGTSSVIRVLGKKK, from the coding sequence ATGAAAGAACATTGGGATAACCGCTATTCATCTAAAGAATACGCTTACGGAGAAGCTCCAAACGAATATTTTAAAGAACAACTCTTGCAACTTGAACCTGGCAAGATCTTATTGCCCTCCGAAGGCGAAGGTAGAAATGCTGTATTTGCCGCCAAGATAGGTTGGGAAGTCACCGCTTTCGACATCAGCAAAGTTGGTAAAGCTAAAGCAGAAGCGCTAGCCCAAAAACAAGGGGTAAGCATAGATTACCACCTAGCTGAGTTTAGCAAAATCTCATTTGAAGAGGGATCTTTCGATGCCATCGGAATTGTATTTGCCCACTTTCCCCCTCATTTGCAAGCTACCTATTACAAAACGCTAAGCACTTACCTGAAAAAAGGAGGTGCGCTCATTGCTGAGGTTTTCAGTAAAAACCAATTAACATACCAAGCGGCAAACGAATATGCTGGCGGCCCTAAAAACATAGACATGCTCTTTTCCACCGAAGAGGTTGTCCAACTTTTTCCCGACCTAGAATTTGTAACCCTTGAAGAAAAAGAAGTAGCATTGCACGAAGGTATTTACCATGATGGCACAAGCTCCGTCATCAGAGTTTTGGGGAAGAAAAAGTAA